From one Chryseobacterium sp. 3008163 genomic stretch:
- a CDS encoding glycosyltransferase family A protein codes for MNCLAIVIPYYKIDFFEETLQSVAAQSNRDFVLYIGNDASPDNPLPLIEKYLSDFSYLYFDYNDNLGGKNLALQWERILAHVKEDWFQILGDDDIISENFVAEFYKNLPKVQSENISAIKFSHEIVDENKTILHTITTDETIIPAPELFKRKYKGLMPSSLSENIFALSAYKKHHFLKIPFAWGADDYAILTFSGLDKVFYISSAKVTVRISTSSISGDLSLQSKKDLGYHIMRETVLNKYSQYFDKSFLIRMLNDHLRFCEKNLVKPHLRLFSILLKRGYPKRFLDMTKVVWSINKK; via the coding sequence ATGAATTGTCTCGCCATTGTCATCCCCTACTACAAAATAGATTTCTTTGAAGAAACACTACAATCTGTTGCTGCACAAAGCAACAGAGATTTTGTGCTGTATATTGGCAATGATGCAAGCCCCGACAATCCATTACCTCTTATCGAAAAATATTTGAGTGATTTTTCTTATTTATATTTTGATTATAATGATAATTTAGGTGGGAAAAACCTTGCTTTGCAATGGGAAAGAATCTTAGCTCATGTAAAGGAAGACTGGTTTCAGATTTTAGGTGATGATGATATTATTTCTGAAAACTTCGTAGCAGAATTTTACAAAAATCTACCCAAAGTACAATCTGAAAACATCTCTGCCATTAAGTTTTCACACGAAATTGTAGATGAAAATAAAACCATTTTACATACCATTACAACCGACGAAACTATAATTCCTGCACCAGAATTATTTAAAAGAAAATATAAAGGTTTAATGCCAAGCAGTTTGTCTGAAAACATTTTTGCACTTTCGGCTTATAAAAAACATCATTTTCTAAAAATCCCTTTTGCATGGGGAGCGGATGATTATGCTATTCTGACTTTTTCAGGATTAGATAAGGTCTTTTATATCTCAAGTGCAAAAGTTACGGTAAGGATATCAACATCAAGCATATCGGGTGACTTATCTTTACAAAGTAAAAAAGATTTAGGTTACCATATTATGCGTGAAACTGTGCTGAATAAGTATTCACAATATTTTGACAAAAGCTTCCTGATCAGAATGCTGAATGACCACCTTAGGTTCTGTGAGAAAAATCTGGTAAAACCTCATCTCAGACTTTTCAGCATCCTTCTGAAAAGAGGTTATCCGAAAAGATTTTTAGATATGACCAAAGTTGTTTGGTCGATCAACAAAAAATAA
- a CDS encoding glycosyltransferase family 2 protein, whose amino-acid sequence MLYLDTLYLKFLMKFDGTVRHQMQDHKSIPVIIINFNQLFFLKQLIDFLIKREFKNIIIIDNASTYQPLLDYYTEIQDAVTVEKMNTNSGHDVFFKNKDLQRKYGKGFYFLTDSDIVPNENLPKDFETIMINYLFKYYKKINKIGFAIDTQDIPDYYPLKEKVQAWEKRFWEDELEKNIYFAFIDTTFALYKPKYPKTIFNLFKFMTAIRIAGDFTCKHGGWYLNPNALTEENLFYIKTANQSSSWKIDEKGNHASDEYDHLLK is encoded by the coding sequence ATGCTGTATTTAGATACGCTTTATCTCAAATTTCTGATGAAGTTTGATGGTACAGTACGTCACCAGATGCAGGATCACAAAAGTATTCCGGTTATCATCATCAATTTTAATCAGCTTTTCTTTCTTAAGCAACTTATTGATTTTCTGATTAAAAGAGAATTTAAAAACATCATCATTATTGATAACGCATCTACCTATCAACCGCTGTTAGATTATTATACAGAAATTCAGGACGCTGTAACCGTTGAAAAAATGAACACAAATTCTGGACATGATGTATTCTTTAAAAACAAAGACCTCCAGCGTAAATACGGAAAAGGATTTTATTTTCTTACCGACTCAGATATTGTTCCCAATGAGAATTTGCCGAAAGATTTCGAGACTATTATGATCAATTATCTTTTTAAATATTATAAAAAAATCAATAAGATAGGATTTGCGATCGATACTCAGGATATTCCTGATTATTATCCGTTAAAAGAAAAAGTGCAGGCTTGGGAAAAACGTTTTTGGGAGGACGAGCTTGAAAAAAACATTTATTTTGCATTCATAGACACTACTTTCGCACTATATAAACCCAAATATCCTAAAACTATTTTTAATTTATTTAAATTTATGACGGCAATCAGGATAGCGGGAGATTTCACTTGTAAGCATGGCGGCTGGTATCTCAATCCCAATGCACTTACAGAAGAAAATCTTTTTTATATAAAAACGGCCAATCAATCTTCTTCATGGAAAATTGATGAGAAAGGCAACCACGCATCTGACGAGTATGATCACTTGCTAAAATAA
- a CDS encoding glycosyltransferase, which yields MLSIIISSYQPLYYNQLVKNISETIGDGFSYEIIQIWNPSLISITKAYNDGAEKSQYDHLLFLHEDLIFHTQNWGNILIQNLSDERTGIIGVAGSSYVPHAPSSWTVSEKYNFIHLLQGNKNNNEYISQFKTPQKRNPVFAVDGVF from the coding sequence ATGCTCTCAATCATTATATCATCATATCAACCCCTTTATTATAATCAGCTGGTAAAAAACATCAGCGAAACTATTGGTGACGGCTTTTCATATGAAATTATCCAGATATGGAATCCTAGTCTGATAAGCATCACAAAAGCGTATAACGACGGAGCAGAAAAATCGCAGTATGACCACCTTTTATTTTTGCATGAAGATTTAATTTTTCATACTCAAAACTGGGGAAATATTTTAATACAAAATCTTTCTGATGAAAGAACGGGAATCATCGGTGTTGCAGGATCATCGTATGTACCTCACGCACCGAGCAGCTGGACAGTATCTGAAAAATATAATTTCATTCATCTTTTGCAGGGCAACAAAAACAATAATGAATATATAAGTCAGTTTAAAACTCCACAAAAAAGAAATCCTGTCTTTGCAGTAGACGGAGTTTTTTAG
- a CDS encoding NAD-dependent epimerase/dehydratase family protein, which translates to MIIGNGLIAKALKSIDSEDILFFASGVSNSLETRDSEFEREHNLLKNTIANHPGKIFVYFSTCSIYDSSKNNSHYVLHKLKMEQIIADSCDQYYILRVSNAVGKGGNPNLLVNYLVRAIESETKITVHTKATRNLIDVSDVSTITKEIVENFSPNQIINLAYLQNFSIIEITETISDVLQNEPILHLQNEGSGYEIEVSKIESYFKRNNLNDKEEYLRNLISKYYQK; encoded by the coding sequence ATGATAATAGGAAACGGACTTATCGCCAAAGCTCTCAAAAGCATCGATTCGGAAGATATTTTGTTTTTCGCATCAGGTGTTTCTAATTCTTTGGAGACAAGAGATTCAGAATTTGAGAGGGAACATAATCTCTTAAAAAATACGATTGCAAACCATCCTGGGAAAATCTTTGTCTATTTCTCCACTTGCAGTATTTACGACTCTTCCAAAAACAACAGTCATTATGTTCTGCACAAGCTTAAAATGGAACAAATCATCGCAGATTCCTGTGATCAATATTATATTTTAAGGGTTAGTAATGCCGTTGGAAAAGGTGGAAACCCAAACCTTCTTGTGAACTATCTTGTACGGGCTATAGAAAGTGAAACAAAAATTACGGTTCACACCAAAGCAACAAGAAATCTGATCGACGTGAGCGACGTGAGTACTATTACCAAAGAGATTGTAGAGAATTTTAGTCCCAATCAGATCATCAATTTGGCTTATCTTCAGAATTTCTCTATCATAGAGATAACAGAGACCATTTCTGACGTTTTACAGAATGAACCTATTTTGCATTTACAGAACGAAGGCTCAGGCTACGAGATAGAGGTATCTAAAATTGAGAGTTATTTTAAAAGAAACAATCTCAACGATAAAGAGGAGTACCTGAGAAATTTAATTTCAAAATATTACCAAAAATAA
- a CDS encoding glycosyltransferase family 2 protein has translation MPKTTVIIVTYNAMKWAERSFNSLRQSSVPLDCIVIDNGSTDGSQEFIKNSFPEVDFIQSTENLGFGKANNIGIEKAYKKGADFFYLMNQDAWLYENSIQKLLEVFESHSKQEEIGILSPMHIDGSEKLLDIFLDKYIATNFEKTRLISDLYFQNMKPFYELSFINAAHWLLPRNTIETIGGFNPYFFHYGEDVEYANRVHFHKKKVLLVPESRVVHDGKQILSKVDPAKYPDLGIETKMMNPSLPNAILLEKKSLRQSMLKNMFTGNRSRYKILQEKYRKIVKDEKTLTELRNQVKEVGLTFLNV, from the coding sequence ATGCCAAAAACTACTGTCATTATCGTCACTTACAATGCCATGAAATGGGCTGAAAGAAGTTTCAACAGCTTGAGACAGTCTTCTGTTCCGCTTGATTGTATAGTGATTGACAATGGCTCTACAGACGGCAGTCAGGAATTTATTAAAAACAGTTTCCCCGAAGTTGATTTTATACAGTCAACGGAAAATTTAGGTTTTGGAAAAGCCAACAATATCGGAATTGAAAAAGCATATAAAAAAGGAGCCGATTTTTTTTACCTGATGAATCAGGATGCATGGTTGTACGAAAATAGTATTCAGAAACTTTTAGAGGTATTTGAAAGCCATTCAAAACAAGAAGAAATTGGCATTCTCAGCCCGATGCATATTGACGGAAGCGAAAAACTGCTTGATATTTTTCTCGACAAATATATCGCCACTAATTTTGAGAAGACCCGGTTGATTTCTGATCTTTATTTTCAAAATATGAAGCCATTTTATGAACTAAGCTTCATTAATGCAGCACATTGGCTTTTGCCAAGAAATACCATAGAAACCATTGGCGGATTCAACCCTTATTTTTTCCATTACGGTGAAGATGTAGAGTATGCCAATCGAGTACATTTCCATAAGAAAAAAGTATTGCTGGTGCCCGAAAGCAGGGTTGTACATGATGGTAAACAAATATTAAGCAAAGTAGATCCTGCAAAATATCCAGATCTTGGTATAGAAACCAAAATGATGAACCCCAGCCTTCCAAATGCCATCCTTCTTGAGAAAAAATCTCTGCGACAAAGCATGCTCAAAAATATGTTTACAGGAAACCGGAGCCGATACAAGATACTTCAAGAAAAATACCGTAAGATTGTGAAAGATGAAAAAACACTGACCGAATTGCGAAATCAAGTAAAAGAAGTTGGATTAACCTTTCTGAATGTGTAA